The Brachyhypopomus gauderio isolate BG-103 unplaced genomic scaffold, BGAUD_0.2 sc141, whole genome shotgun sequence genome includes a window with the following:
- the LOC143500333 gene encoding uncharacterized protein LOC143500333: protein MALSSVLLCVVFCGLQQCWTRPLDFACSPEARKSINIMKVLEKAMDSCTGSDQLQHCIQLPCIRIHKASWDKKSLQQKLSSVCAALGVLLQGLRSVRDHSHLPCQTSILRRLDHNMQNHRHILSSLDNTKTSTCSQSTPEQQDTDCTSLSQSKTKSLSQTLKHYGKLLSGPLELLLVEFSPNCTQHPSGST from the exons gtgtcctgctgtgtgtggtgttctgtgGGCTTCAGCAGTGTTGGACTCGCCCGTTGGATTTTGCGTGCAGCCCTGAAGCCAGGAAGAGTATAAACATCATGAAAGTGTTGGAGAAAGCaatg GATAGCTGCACTGGTTCTGATCAACTCCAGCATTGTATCCAGCTTCCCTGCATCCGCATACACAAAGCATCATGGGACAAAAAGTCT CTCCAGCAGAAGCTGTCGTCGGTGTGTGCTGCTCTGGGTGTTCTGCTGCAGGGCCTCAGGTCAGTCCGAGATCATTCGCACCTTCCCTGCCAAACCTCCATACTGCGGAGACTGGACCACAACATGCAAAACCACCGACACATACTCAGCAGCCTAGACAACACCAAAACCAGCACCTGTTCACAG AGCACACCAGAGCAGCAGGACACCGACTGTACAAGCCTGTCGCAGTCAAAAACAAAAAGCTTAAGCCAGACACTGAAGCACTACGGCAAGCTACTGAGTGGACCTCTAGAGCTCCTCCTGGTGGAGTTCTCACCCAACTGCACACAACATCCCAGTGGCTCCACTTGA